The Mycolicibacterium hassiacum DSM 44199 genome includes a window with the following:
- a CDS encoding IS256 family transposase, with amino-acid sequence MLTVVHDTEDANDKASGAGRSLLDEIVRDGARQMLAAALQAAVAAYVAQFADQLDENGHRLVVRNGYHQPREVLTAAGAVQVKAPRVNDRRVDPDTGERKRFSSAILPAWARKSPQMSEVLPLLYLHGLSSNDFTPALEQFLGSGAGLSASTITRLTAQWQDEARAFGARDLSATDYVYLWVDGIHLKVRLDQEKLCLLVMLGVRADGRKELVAITDGYRESAESWADLLRDCKRRGMTAPVLAIGDGALGFWKAVREVFPATKEQRCWFHKQANVLAALPKSAHPSALAAIKEIYNAEDIDKAQIAVKAFEADFGAKYPKAVAKITDDLDVLLEFYKYPAEHWIHLRTTNPIESTFATVRLRTKVTKGPGSRAAGLAMAYKLIDAAAARWRAVNAPHLVALVRAGAVFHKGRLLERPTDITPPTSPSDGGQHAGTEVA; translated from the coding sequence ATGCTCACCGTAGTTCACGACACCGAGGACGCCAACGACAAGGCCAGCGGTGCTGGTCGGTCGTTGTTGGATGAGATCGTCCGCGACGGGGCCCGGCAGATGCTGGCCGCGGCGTTGCAGGCCGCGGTCGCCGCCTACGTGGCGCAGTTCGCCGATCAACTCGACGAGAACGGTCACCGGTTGGTGGTGCGAAACGGCTATCACCAGCCCCGGGAGGTGCTGACCGCCGCCGGCGCGGTGCAGGTGAAAGCGCCGCGGGTCAACGACCGCCGTGTCGACCCCGACACCGGTGAACGCAAGCGGTTCTCCTCGGCGATCCTGCCGGCCTGGGCGCGCAAGTCGCCGCAGATGAGCGAGGTACTGCCGCTGCTGTACCTGCACGGCCTGTCGAGCAACGATTTCACCCCTGCCCTCGAGCAGTTCCTCGGCTCCGGCGCTGGGCTGTCGGCCAGCACGATCACCCGGCTCACGGCGCAGTGGCAAGACGAGGCCCGCGCGTTTGGGGCCCGCGACCTCTCGGCCACTGATTACGTGTATCTGTGGGTCGACGGCATTCACCTCAAGGTGCGGCTGGACCAGGAAAAGCTCTGTCTGCTGGTGATGCTGGGCGTGCGTGCTGATGGCCGCAAGGAGCTCGTGGCGATCACCGACGGCTACCGCGAGTCGGCCGAGTCGTGGGCCGATCTGTTGCGCGACTGCAAGCGCCGCGGCATGACCGCCCCCGTACTCGCGATCGGCGATGGCGCGCTCGGGTTCTGGAAAGCAGTCCGCGAGGTTTTCCCGGCCACCAAAGAGCAGCGGTGCTGGTTTCATAAGCAGGCCAATGTTCTTGCTGCACTGCCGAAATCAGCGCACCCGTCGGCGCTGGCGGCGATCAAGGAGATCTACAACGCCGAGGATATCGACAAGGCCCAGATCGCGGTCAAGGCCTTCGAGGCCGACTTCGGCGCGAAGTATCCCAAGGCGGTCGCTAAGATCACCGACGACCTCGATGTGCTGCTGGAATTCTACAAGTATCCGGCCGAACATTGGATTCATCTGCGAACGACGAATCCGATCGAATCCACCTTTGCCACAGTGCGTTTGAGGACCAAGGTCACCAAGGGGCCCGGATCACGAGCGGCCGGACTAGCGATGGCCTACAAGCTCATCGACGCCGCCGCGGCCCGCTGGCGTGCCGTCAACGCCCCACACCTGGTCGCCCTGGTCCGCGCCGGCGCGGTCTTCCATAAAGGCAGACTGCTCGAACGACCCACCGACATCACCCCGCCAACATCGCCCTCAGACGGCGGTCAGCACGCCGGAACGGAGGTCGCCTGA
- the istB gene encoding IS21-like element helper ATPase IstB codes for MTTTHRGATDPIGADLLRLLKALKLGAMADTLPERAALARQHKLSHIGFLETLLADEVSRRESRSAALRAAKAGLDPTMRFDTWTAHEDLRYDRTLLGDLTSLRFLDAGQSAIVLGPVGVGKTHLATALGHMAIRRRHTVVFGRADKLFTRLRAARLDHTVEAEIRRLAAVDVLIIDDFALRPLDATETSDFYEIVVERHRTKTTIVTSNREPAEWLTMTADTLLAQSAIDRLTSAAHTLVIEGPSYRQRTRPQLDPGPDDEHPQ; via the coding sequence ATGACCACCACCCACCGTGGCGCCACCGACCCTATCGGCGCTGATCTGCTCAGACTGCTCAAGGCCCTCAAACTCGGAGCGATGGCCGACACCCTGCCCGAACGCGCCGCCCTGGCCCGCCAACACAAACTCAGCCACATCGGCTTTCTCGAAACACTGCTCGCCGACGAGGTCTCCAGACGCGAATCCCGCTCCGCCGCACTACGAGCGGCCAAAGCCGGGCTCGACCCCACCATGCGGTTCGACACCTGGACCGCACATGAAGACCTGCGCTATGACCGCACCCTGCTCGGCGATCTGACCTCACTGCGGTTCCTCGACGCCGGCCAGTCCGCCATCGTCCTCGGACCCGTTGGTGTTGGCAAAACTCATCTGGCAACAGCATTGGGGCACATGGCTATTCGTCGCCGCCACACCGTCGTGTTCGGCCGCGCCGACAAACTGTTCACTCGGCTACGCGCCGCCCGGCTCGACCACACCGTCGAAGCCGAGATCCGCCGACTGGCCGCCGTCGACGTCCTCATCATCGACGACTTCGCGCTACGACCCCTCGACGCCACCGAAACCAGCGACTTCTACGAAATCGTCGTCGAACGCCACCGCACCAAGACCACCATCGTGACGTCGAACCGCGAGCCCGCCGAATGGCTGACCATGACCGCCGACACCCTGCTCGCCCAATCAGCCATTGACCGGCTGACCTCCGCGGCCCACACCCTGGTCATCGAGGGACCGTCCTACCGACAACGCACCCGACCCCAGCTTGACCCCGGCCCCGACGACGAGCATCCTCAGTAA